The following nucleotide sequence is from Marinibacterium anthonyi.
ACGTGCTGGACGGCGGCCGTCTGCATGGCGATGACACGACCGTGCCGCTGCTGGCCCGCGGCGGCACGAAGACGGCGCGGCTCTGGACCTACGTGCGCGATGACCGTCCTTGGGATGGGGGTGCGCCACCTGCCGCCCTCTTCAAGTTCTCGACAGATCGTCGCAAGGAGCATCCGACCCGACACCTGGCTGGATGGCATGGCGTGCTGCAATCGGACGTCTATGGCGGCTACAATGATCTTTATTTGGCAGATCGCAGTCCAGGTCCGGTGCGTTCTGCGCTGTGTTGGAGCCATGCCAGACGCAAGTTCTTTGAATTGGCTGACATCAAAGCCATCGCCCGCAAGGGCAAAAAGATTGCAGAAGAAATCTCGCCTATCGCTCTGGACGCTGTGACGCGGATCGACGCCATCTTTGATGTCGAGCGTGAGATTAACGGCCTGTCAGCCGCAGCGCGCCTGGGGGTTCGCCAGCAGCGGGTTGTGCCGCTGGTCAACGATCTGCATGACTGGATGCGGGCCGAGCGGGCCCGGATGTCAAAGCACAACCCTGTCGTCAAGGCGATCAACTACATGCTGGACGAAGAAGGCCGCTGGGTAGCCTTCACTGCATTCCTTGATGACGGGCGCCTCTGCCTGACCAACAATGCTGCCGAACGCGCCCTGCGCGGCATCGCATTGGGCAGAAAGTCATGGCTATTTGCAGGGTCCGAGCGCGGTGGTGAAAGGGCGGCCTTTATGTATACCCTCATCGTCACGGCAAAGATGAATGACATCGATCCGCAGGCATGGCTGGCCGATGTGCTCGCACGTCTGCCGGACATGCCGATGTCACGGGTGCATGAATTGCTCCCTTGGCATTGGAAAGCCGCAACCGAATTGAAGAGGATTGCCGCATGACACTGGTCGCGCGCCTCAAGGTCACACTGTCCGACGTCGAACCTCAGGTGCTGCGGCGCTTTGATGTGCCACTCAAGATCAAGATGAACCGCCTGCACGAGGTGATCCAGGCCGCCATGGGATGGACCGACAGTCACCTCTATGAGTTCCGGGCCGGTGGCGTCGGCTGGGGTGTGCCTGATCCTGACGGCTATTACGATGGCCCGCTGCCCGCGAACAAATCCAGCCTGCTCGATGTGCTCGAAGATGTCGGCACCAAGACCATCCATTACATCTATGACTTTGGCGACAACTGGCACCATGTGATCAAGGTCGAGAAAATCGATGATGCCATGCCGGGTGCCGACTACCCACGCCTTGTCAGGGCCACCGGTGCTTGTCCCCCTGAAGATGTGGGTGGCTTCCCGGGCTACGCCGACTTCCTCGAAGCCATGGCCGACCCTGAGCACGAAGAGCACGACCGGATGCTGGAATGGTATGGGGGAAAGTTCGACCCCGACGAGGCAGAGATCGGCCGTATCCTCGACAACTTCGAGCGCCTCGCCAAAAAATGGGCACCAAAGCCGCGCAAACCAAAAGCCGCACCCAGAAGCCTCTGATCAATATAGCACGGCTGCGGCCTTCGGCGGATGCTTACCGAGCAAGGCTTTGCGCCCTACACTGACTTTCAGCTGATCACTCTCACTTGTTCCCGTCGATCCACTTCGACATCAGCCCCTTGTCTTGGAAACACTCATCCGGCACGGCACGGCGTTTGATCCGGGCGAGGCGTTCGGCGAAGGCGACCTGCTTTGACGTCGGGCGGCTGTCCTGCGCACCCGGGTTCATCTTGGCTTGTGCGTCGATCCATGCGCTCAAGGAGCGCCGATCTTGCTGAACCTCCCACGGCAGAAGCGTCTGGTTGCGCAGGGCCAGCGCGCGCGCATAGGCGATCTGCTTGGGCGTCGCGGGCAGGGCGTAAGTGGTGCTTTCCATCCGGGATCTCCCTTCATAGCTCAGCTTTCAGTATAGAACATAACAAGAACAAAAGCAAGCCGCCTGCGGAAATCATGGGGTTTGAGAGGGAGAGGAGGGCCGGGGAAGGTCAGGCCTGAGGGTGCCCGAAAGAGGGTGTCCGGGCCCGATCCTGTTCCTCATTCCGGAGTTTCCCGATGACCCATCTCGCCCCTTTTGCGACCGAGCGCGCGCTTGCGCCTGCCGTCCCCATCCCGTCCCCCGATACGGTCGCTGCGATCTTGAGCGTGGCCGA
It contains:
- a CDS encoding Transposase codes for the protein MSDAALQIAELRAALAAQTASAEAAHARAQAAEAELAQARALASCTEAMIQELKLEIAKLRRDKYGISSERRARLIDQLELQLEELEAAATEDALAAEVAAAADTTSTVRAFTRRKPVRKPFPDHLRRERVVVEAPVNCSCCGSDRIVKMGEDITETLEVIPRQWKVIQTVREKFTCRACEKISQPPAPFHAIPRGWAGPQLIAMIAFDKYGQHQPLNRQSERIAREGIELSLSTLADLIGHACVALAPIHALIERHVLDGGRLHGDDTTVPLLARGGTKTARLWTYVRDDRPWDGGAPPAALFKFSTDRRKEHPTRHLAGWHGVLQSDVYGGYNDLYLADRSPGPVRSALCWSHARRKFFELADIKAIARKGKKIAEEISPIALDAVTRIDAIFDVEREINGLSAAARLGVRQQRVVPLVNDLHDWMRAERARMSKHNPVVKAINYMLDEEGRWVAFTAFLDDGRLCLTNNAAERALRGIALGRKSWLFAGSERGGERAAFMYTLIVTAKMNDIDPQAWLADVLARLPDMPMSRVHELLPWHWKAATELKRIAA
- a CDS encoding Plasmid pRiA4b ORF-3-like protein, giving the protein MTLVARLKVTLSDVEPQVLRRFDVPLKIKMNRLHEVIQAAMGWTDSHLYEFRAGGVGWGVPDPDGYYDGPLPANKSSLLDVLEDVGTKTIHYIYDFGDNWHHVIKVEKIDDAMPGADYPRLVRATGACPPEDVGGFPGYADFLEAMADPEHEEHDRMLEWYGGKFDPDEAEIGRILDNFERLAKKWAPKPRKPKAAPRSL